The sequence ataaatataataatgatggtaatatagattttgataaaattgataaaattaataattcgattggaatagaatataaacaacaaaaatcaaaacaataccACTCTATACTTAAAAGATcagattagaaataataaaaaaatgaaactaaaaaaagtgAGTGTGAACAAGCtacaaacaaaatgtaattatcaTCTGGTTGGCACAGATGGCATACGTAGAGGCGTGATGGTGAGGATTAGGGACGTATACGAGTAAAGTGGACACAAACATAATAAAGAAACAGAGAAGTTAGTGGCGCCGGATTATGTCCACATTGTAATGGGTGCCACCTCTTGTAATGGACAGTTTCAGCTTTTCACTTCCActctttaaattatcaaatttacttctctgtgattctttttttttgtttttatattgcagccaacataacttaattaaacctgtgttttttttttttttttactattacaggGGAAAAAATTGCAGCTGGATGGTAGCTATATCTATGGAATGTCTGAGACCTTTTTTACTATCTGGCAATATAAAAAGCTTTACTAAGAGGcacattacttataattataacttCTAATTTGTTCTAATTCAAAccaacacacacaaatacacatacacacacacacacacacacacacacacacacacacacacattataacataacaaaaacagcaattttatgcttcttttaaatgtatttcctagaattagaatttttttccgaaaaatatcagaaaaagatTGTGTTAAGTCTATGCCTATGTTACTAGGATAGAAATTGATGtagttgatttaaaatttattttctattttatatatatatatatatatatatatatatatatatatatacgggtatatatataattagaaaacaGTGAGAATATTATTCGGTGAGAATATTATTGCCAAATAATAGTATTGGCAAGTATGCTAAGAAAATCCTATCGTATTTACATAAGCATAGCACAGAACCGGTGAAAGTCCTAACGTTGCATACTGGCCCTAAAAGTGATCAGTCTAGACCAGGACAAGTCCATATTAAGAAGGACACGCCGCCGGCGGAAGATAGCCGGACGGTGATAGTTAAAGCAGCGGGCAAATCCTATGCGGATCTGCTAAGGTAAATAAAAGCCACTGTAGATAACGAGGACGCAAAGGACGTGTTATCTTTGCGAAAAGGTAGAAATGACGAACTACATGTCCGAATTCAGGGTTCGCAAAAAGCTATAGAATTTACCAATACACTAAGAGATAAAGCGGCAGATCTACAGGTAGATTTGAGATCGCGAGCTAGTAGGCAAACGATTGTACATATTAAAGATGTAGACCTCGAGACCACGAAACAAGAAATTATGACAGCGGTTGTGAACAGAGTTGGCAGTGATGAGGAGGTAAAGATATCATCCATCAGGAAAGGGTACGCCGAGACCCAAAATGTTACAGTTATCACCTCGTTTAAAGCTGCCTGTAAGCTGGTGGGACAAAGGTTGAAGATTGGCAGGGGAAATTGTCAGGCATATATTAGGGAATCAGAGGAAAAGTGCTTCAGATGCTGGAATACTGGACATCGTAAACATGAGTGCAAGGGCCCTGACAGAATGGATCTCTGCTTCAATTGTGGAGGCAGAGACCACAAGATTGCTGAATGCCGGGAGCATAGTTGCTGCCTGGATTGTGGGAGCCAAGAATACCGCACCGGAGGTTGGGGGTGCTCAAAACACTTAAATGCTTAGGGTGATTAGGGTTAACACAAACAGAAGCACCATGTCTCATGATTTGGTTAGTGAACTGGTCATAGAGCAAAGGGCTGATTTACTGATAATCACGGAGCCGAACAAGTACCTTGTTGCTAGATCAGGCTGGATGGTGGATACAAATGGTGACGTGGCAATTATGGATGTAAGTGACAGGATAGCATGGAGATTGATGTCCAGATCTGGAGGCATGTTGGCGGTGGAGTCGGATTCAACACTAGCGATTGGTGCCTATGTGTCTCCAAACTGTGACATACATGAATTTACTAGAAGACTAGACATAATACAAGGAGTAGTAAATAACGCTAGGAAGAAAGTCATTATTCTAGGTGATTTCAATAGTAAAGCGATTGCAGCAGGGAGAGCATACACCAATCGCAGAGGTGAGATCCTTACGGATATGATGGGGGCAATTAGCTgtcattgtgtaaatgatggcaCCCCTACATATGAGGCGAGAGGACACTCGTCAGTCTTGGACTTAACAATCATAGACGATAGATGGAGCAGGGAACACTGGGACTGGCGAGTGTTACCACATGATGTGGCGAGTGACCATCATGCCACTATGATTACC comes from Lycorma delicatula isolate Av1 chromosome 3, ASM4794821v1, whole genome shotgun sequence and encodes:
- the LOC142321302 gene encoding uncharacterized protein LOC142321302, which codes for MSHDLVSELVIEQRADLLIITEPNKYLVARSGWMVDTNGDVAIMDVSDRIAWRLMSRSGGMLAVESDSTLAIGAYVSPNCDIHEFTRRLDIIQGVVNNARKKVIILGDFNSKAIAAGRAYTNRRGEILTDMMGAISCHCVNDGTPTYEARGHSSVLDLTIIDDRWSREHWDWRVLPHDVASDHHATMITIKGSDYVTREKMPYSSFTTEQIEIIIDRTAKRIINIENLTPVALTNVIRQEMGRVAHRRANRHSVYWWNMEIETLRRLLQSRRRRKQRLRMRGGQEYEEYKETRRALNKAIRMSKKKQWHRLCEELDGDPWGQAYRIITKRFGRRLPVLNNGKV